From Ignavibacteria bacterium, one genomic window encodes:
- the cobO gene encoding cob(I)yrinic acid a,c-diamide adenosyltransferase, whose translation MSGLKKGFIQVYTGNGKGKTTAALGQAIRSSGSGMKSLIIQFMKDFPYGELRALKSLEPLITIEQYGNDTFVLEKRPPEDKEKEEIQRGLKRAQDALLSGEYDLVILDEICVCFYFGLLNLDDVMPLLSMKPENVELILTGRYCPEEILDMADLVTDMREIKHYYRKGITSRKGIEC comes from the coding sequence ATGAGCGGATTAAAGAAAGGTTTTATTCAGGTTTATACCGGAAACGGCAAGGGGAAAACAACAGCTGCACTCGGGCAGGCCATAAGAAGCTCGGGCAGCGGAATGAAAAGCCTTATAATCCAGTTCATGAAGGATTTCCCGTACGGTGAGCTCAGGGCTCTTAAGAGCCTTGAGCCCCTTATTACAATTGAGCAGTACGGAAACGACACTTTTGTCCTTGAGAAAAGGCCGCCTGAAGATAAGGAGAAAGAAGAAATTCAAAGAGGTCTTAAAAGAGCCCAGGATGCGCTCCTAAGCGGGGAATACGACCTTGTAATTCTGGATGAAATCTGCGTATGCTTTTATTTCGGCCTTCTGAACCTGGATGACGTAATGCCACTGCTCAGTATGAAGCCGGAAAATGTGGAGCTCATTCTTACAGGCCGCTACTGCCCGGAGGAAATACTGGACATGGCCGACCTGGTTACAGATATGCGTGAAATAAAGCACTACTACCGGAAAGGCATTACCTCAAGAAAAGGAATTGAATGCTGA
- a CDS encoding ATP-grasp domain-containing protein has translation MKVAVVYNISHADLAHYEKMATPSVEINFEPYFDIEHSSPLDGYHSITRALCEAGFDAYSLNIFDDYNTFLSDYRQNRPDVIFNMVEYYNDKPTLEMNFACLLQMMDIPYTGAPPMALATCQRKILAKSILSSMGINTPKFRVVSCQEEARGLGLRYPLIVKPSQEDASLGIEDESVVGNEGQLLERVQYVLERFNQKVLIEEYIDGRELNVAVMGDRFPRVLPISEIDFSNMPPHLNNIVSYQAKWDPYHEAYHMARAICPSLLPAEVELDAKELALKAFKALGARDYARVDMRLAKNNELFVLEINPNPDLTEDAGFMRSSKAAGYSFRRTLKRIVEMAWARRVKCPKENFQKPDLELTVK, from the coding sequence ATGAAAGTAGCCGTTGTATACAATATATCTCATGCTGACCTGGCTCATTACGAAAAAATGGCCACCCCTTCGGTAGAGATCAATTTTGAACCGTACTTTGATATTGAGCATTCCAGCCCGCTTGACGGGTATCATTCAATTACGCGCGCCCTTTGCGAGGCGGGCTTTGACGCTTACAGCCTGAATATATTTGACGACTACAATACTTTCCTTTCCGACTACAGGCAGAACCGTCCCGACGTTATTTTTAACATGGTTGAATATTACAACGACAAGCCGACGCTTGAGATGAATTTTGCGTGCCTGCTTCAGATGATGGATATTCCTTATACCGGCGCACCCCCGATGGCTCTTGCAACGTGCCAGAGGAAAATTCTGGCAAAAAGCATACTGTCCTCCATGGGAATAAATACTCCAAAGTTCCGCGTCGTTTCGTGCCAGGAGGAAGCACGGGGCCTGGGCCTCCGCTATCCGCTGATTGTAAAACCTTCGCAGGAGGACGCAAGCCTCGGCATAGAGGATGAATCGGTTGTAGGCAATGAGGGGCAGCTTCTTGAGCGCGTTCAGTATGTACTTGAGCGTTTTAACCAGAAAGTTTTAATTGAAGAGTATATTGACGGGCGCGAGCTGAATGTAGCCGTAATGGGCGACCGCTTTCCGAGGGTGCTGCCTATAAGTGAAATTGATTTTTCAAATATGCCGCCTCACCTTAATAACATTGTAAGCTACCAGGCCAAGTGGGATCCTTATCATGAGGCATACCATATGGCAAGAGCTATCTGCCCTTCTCTTCTGCCTGCTGAGGTAGAGCTGGATGCAAAGGAGCTTGCGCTTAAAGCCTTCAAGGCCCTGGGAGCAAGGGATTATGCAAGGGTGGATATGCGCCTGGCAAAAAATAACGAGCTCTTTGTGCTTGAAATAAATCCAAACCCTGATCTGACGGAAGACGCCGGTTTCATGCGCTCTTCAAAGGCTGCGGGCTATTCGTTCAGAAGGACGCTTAAAAGAATAGTTGAAATGGCCTGGGCAAGGAGGGTCAAATGCCCGAAGGAAAATTTTCAGAAGCCGGATCTGGAGTTAACGGTTAAATAG
- a CDS encoding phospholipase, with protein MTECSIRVNKTARYFVLGEVTGQINQVWFVCHGYGQLASHFLKHFSKLNDGTRLIVAPEGLSRFYLSGTSGKIGASWMTSEDRLNEISDYIGYLNAIYNEIFSTVQRDSAEVFLLGFSQGTATASRWFNNGKIEIDDLILWGGHLPPEINLENPMYRKAKLSLVYGTGDEYLKPAYYSMDEMRLQAHQIQYQVISFEGGHWIKPDVLIKLSTTEMAKELK; from the coding sequence ATGACAGAATGCAGCATAAGAGTAAACAAGACTGCCAGATACTTTGTCTTAGGTGAAGTAACAGGTCAGATTAACCAGGTATGGTTTGTATGTCATGGATACGGTCAGTTGGCCTCTCATTTCCTGAAGCACTTTTCAAAGCTGAATGACGGCACAAGACTTATTGTTGCCCCTGAAGGATTATCCCGTTTTTATTTAAGCGGAACAAGCGGAAAGATCGGCGCTTCCTGGATGACAAGCGAGGACAGGCTTAATGAAATAAGTGACTACATAGGCTACCTGAATGCCATTTATAATGAAATTTTCTCTACTGTTCAAAGGGATTCAGCAGAAGTTTTTCTGCTCGGCTTTTCGCAGGGCACCGCAACAGCATCGCGCTGGTTTAATAATGGTAAAATTGAAATTGACGACCTGATACTCTGGGGAGGCCACCTGCCGCCCGAGATCAATCTTGAAAACCCGATGTACAGGAAGGCCAAGCTGTCGCTTGTATACGGGACCGGGGATGAATACCTGAAACCGGCATACTACAGCATGGATGAAATGAGGCTTCAGGCACACCAGATACAGTATCAGGTTATTTCATTTGAAGGAGGGCACTGGATTAAGCCGGACGTGCTAATAAAACTCTCAACAACGGAAATGGCAAAAGAGCTGAAATAG
- a CDS encoding ferredoxin family protein, which translates to MPWVITRLCADCQDTACVKVCPVDCIYGLTVEDPNYRRQLFIHPDECINCSACEPECPWGAIFEDSEVPEIFKEDSEINANIFKDHPSQDFTTTPEPIRENPTPQEIEENKRKWGYI; encoded by the coding sequence ATGCCCTGGGTAATAACACGGCTATGTGCTGATTGTCAGGATACAGCCTGCGTAAAAGTCTGTCCGGTGGACTGCATTTACGGTCTGACTGTAGAGGACCCGAACTACCGCAGGCAGCTTTTTATACACCCTGATGAATGCATCAACTGTTCTGCATGTGAACCCGAATGCCCCTGGGGAGCAATTTTTGAGGATTCTGAAGTTCCTGAAATTTTCAAGGAAGACAGTGAAATAAACGCAAACATCTTTAAGGATCATCCATCTCAGGATTTTACAACAACACCGGAGCCGATCAGAGAGAATCCGACGCCGCAGGAAATTGAAGAAAATAAAAGAAAGTGGGGCTATATCTGA